A single region of the Cynocephalus volans isolate mCynVol1 chromosome 12, mCynVol1.pri, whole genome shotgun sequence genome encodes:
- the LOC134391811 gene encoding olfactory receptor 5AP2-like has translation MLCSNFSLTAAQVITYMTQAQGRNQTEVTEFILLGLSDNPDLQGILFALFLSVYMATMLGNLGMIILIKMDPCLHTPMYFFLSSLSFVDASYSSSVTPKMLVNLMADNKAISFSGCAVQFYFFGSFLGTECFFLAMMAYDRYAAIWNPLLYPVLMSGRICFLLVPTSFLAGFGNAAIHTGMTFRLSFCSSNRINHFYCDTPPLLKLSCFDTHINGIVIMASSSFNVISCVMIILLSYLCILIAILKMPSLEGRHKAFSTCASHLTAVTIFFGTILFMYLRPSSSYSMEQDKIVSVFYTIVIPMLNPFIYSLKNKDVKEALKKILQKHIL, from the coding sequence ATGCTATGTTCCAACTTCTCTCTTACTGCAGCTCAAGTGATTACATACATGACACAGGCCCAAGGCAGAAATCAAACAGAAGTGACAGAATTTATCCTCTTAGGACTCTCGGACAATCCAGATTTACAAGGTATCCTCTTTGCATTGTTTTTATCAGTCTACATGGCAACCATGCTGGGTAATTTGGGGATGATCATATTGATTAAGATGGATCCCTGTCTCCACACCCCAATGTACTTCTTTCTCAGCAGCCTCTCCTTTGTTGATGCCTCTTACTCTTCTTCTGTCACTCCTAAGATGTTGGTGAATCTCATGGCTGACAATAAGGCCATTTCTTTCAGTGGATGTGCTGTCCAGTTCTACTTCTTTGGCTCCTTCCTGGGGACTGAATGCTTCTTTTTGGCCATGATGGCATATGACCGCTATGCAGCCATTTGGAACCCCCTGCTCTACCCAGTTCTCATGTCTGGGAGAATTTGCTTTTTGCTAGTACCTACCTCATTCCTAGCAGGCTTTGGGAATGCAGCCATACACACAGGGATGACTTTCAGGTTATCCTTTTGCAGCTCTAATAGGATCAATCATTTCTACTGTGACACACCACCCCTGCTCAAACTCTCTTGCTTTGATACTCACATCAATGGCATTGTGATCATGGCTTCCTCCAGTTTTAATGTCATTAGCTGTGTTATGATTATTCTCCTTTCCTACCTGTGTATCCTCATTGCCATCTTGAAGATGCCTTCATTAGAGGGCAGGcacaaagccttctccacctgtgcctcccacctcacAGCTGTCACCATATTCTTTGGGACAATTCTCTTCATGTACTTGCGCCCTTCATCTAGCTACTCAATGGAGCAGGACAAGATTGTCTCTGTCTTTTATACAATTGTGATTCCCATGCTAAATCCCTTCATCTACAGTTTGAagaacaaggatgtgaaagaggCCCTAAAGAAGATCTTACAGAAGCACATACTGTAA
- the LOC134391812 gene encoding olfactory receptor 5AP2-like, whose translation MKNHTTVTEFILLGFRDHPELQCLLFVAFLIVYMITVVGNLGMILLIRIDSHLHTPMYFFLSNLSLVDFCYSSVIAPNMLVNFWMENPVISFNECATQFFFFGSFAGTEGFLLAVMAYDRYVAICKPLLYTVMMSPHLNVLLVLATYLAGFINAAIHTGLTFRLSFCYSNIINHFFCDTPPLLKLSCSDTHVNEIVIFIFASFNELSCLLTILISYLYILAAILKIHSSEGRHKAFSTCASHLMVVTIFFGTILFTYLRPSSSYSMDQDKVVSVFYTVVIPMLNPLIYSLRNKEVKSSLGKTLGAQILNILLKVIHLRLLFT comes from the exons ATGAAAAACCACACAACAGTGACTGAATTTATTCTCCTGGGATTCCGGGATCACCCAGAACTACAGTGCCTTCTTTTTGTGGCTTTCCTAATTGTCTATATGATCACTGTTGTTGGAAATCTTGGCATGATCCTATTAATCAGAATTGACTCACATCTCCACACTCCAATGTACTTTTTCCTCAGTAACTTGTCTCTTGTTGACTTCTGTTATTCTTCTGTTATTGCCCCTAATATGCTAGTAAATTTCTGGATGGAGAACccagttatttcatttaatgaatgtgCCACTCAATTCTTCTTTTTTGGTTCCTTTGCCGGCACCGAGGGCTTTCTGTTGGCTGTGATGGCCTATGATCGttatgtggccatctgcaagcctcTCCTTTACACAGTCATGATGTCCCCCCATCTCAATGTCCTCCTGGTGCTGGCCACATATTTGGCAGGCTTTATAAATGCTGCCATTCACACTGGCCTCACCTTTCGCCTATCTTTCTGCTACTCAAACATCATCAATCACTTTTTTTGTGACACTCCACCCCTCCTGAAACTCTCCTGTTCTGACACTCATGTCAATGagattgtcatttttatttttgccagtttTAATGAACTGAGCTGTCTCCTGACGATTCTTATTTCCTATCTCTACATCCTTGCTGCCATCTTGAAAATCCATTCTTCAGAAGGGAGGCACAAAGCCTTTTCCACCTGTGCTTCCCACTTGATGGTGGTTACCATCTTCTTTGGGACAATCCTGTTCACGTATCTGCGCCCTAGCTCCAGCTACTCAATGGACCAAGACAAAGTGGTATCTGTGTTTTACACAGTGGTGATCCCAATGTTAAATCCTCTCATCTATAGTCTAAGAAACAAGGAGGTCAAATCTTCCCtgggtaaa ACATTAGGTGCacaaatacttaatattttattgaaagtgATTCATTTGAGATTGCTTTTCACATAG
- the LOC134391813 gene encoding olfactory receptor 5M10-like yields the protein MTSQNHSMVMKFTLSGLTEDPVLQKVLFGVFLAIYLITLAGNLCMTVLIRANSHLQTPMYFFLGHLSFVDICYSSNVTPNMLNNFLSDQKSISYAGCFTQCLLFIALVITEFYLLASMALDRYVAICSPLHYSSRMSRSMCVSLVTVPYVFGFFNELSQSLLTFHLSFCGSLDINHFYCADPPLIMLACSDTYVKKMAMFAVAGFTFSSSLFIILLSYLFIFATIMRIHSAEGRCKAFSTCGSHLTTGTVFYGTLLCMYLRPPSEKSVESKVIAVFYTFLSPMLNPLIYSLRNKDVISALEQMIRGNLFYKIACQTSAHLLSPSV from the coding sequence ATGACCTCCCAAAACCACTCTATGGTGATGAAATTCACTCTCTCTGGACTCACAGAGGACCCAGTGCTACAGAAGGTTCTCTTTGGGGTGTTTCTGGCCATCTACCTAATCACACTGGCAGGGAATCTGTGCATGACCGTGCTGATCAGGGCCAATTCCCACCTGCAGACacccatgtatttcttccttggCCACCTCTCCTTTGTAGACATTTGCTACTCCTCCAATGTTACTCCAAATATGCTGAACAATTTCCTGTCAGACCAGAAGAGCATCTCCTATGCTGGATGCTTCACACAGTGTCTTCTCTTCATTGCCCTGGTGATCACTGAGTTTTATCTCCTGGCTTCAATGGCACTGGATCGCTATGTAGCCATCTGCAGCCCTTTACATTACAGTTCCAGGATGTCCAGGAGCATGTGTGTCTCTCTAGTCACTGTCCCCTACGTGTTTGGCTTCTTTAATGAACTCTCTCAGTCACTGCTGACGTTCCACTTATCCTTCTGTGGCTCCCTTGACATCAACCATTTCTACTGCGCTGATCCTCCACTTATAATGCTGGCCTGCTCTGACACCTATGTCAAAAAGATGGCAATGTTCGCAGTTGCTGGCTTTACTTTCTCGAGCTCTCTGTTCATCATTCTTTTGTCCTACCTTTTCATTTTTGCAACTATCATGAGGATTCATTCTGCTGAAGGCAGGTGCAAAGCCTTTTCTACGTGTGGTTCCCACCTGACAACAGGCACCGTATTTTATGGAACCCTCCTCTGCATGTACTTAAGGCCTCCCTCTGAGAAATCTGTAGAGTCCAAAGTAATTGCAGTTTTTTATACCTTTTTGAGCCCAATGCTCAACCCGTTGATCTATAGCCTAAGGAATAAAGACGTGATCAGTGCCTTGGAACAAATGATTAggggaaatttattttataaaattgcatGTCAGACATCTGCTCATTTGTTATCACCAAGTGTCTGA